GCAGGCGGTTAGAAGCATAAGAAGTAATATTAGTCCGCTACCAAATCTATATACTTTCATGCGTGGGAAGTATTTTTAGCTCGAGTATTTGCGCTAAGATAGTGCTCACTCATCAGGTACACTATTATACTTAACTATTTTACTGCTGGCCTGATAATCTTTGGCTAGCTGTACATTATCCACGGTAGTAAGTATATTAGGATACACCCTTGTACCTATGAAACTCTTTCTACCTTTTCTTAGCCTTCTACTACTGAATACTATGACTACTGCCCAATCCGATTTCCCCAGCACAACGATTAGCAATGAGCAACTTGAGGCGAAGGTGTATCTACCGGATGCCAAGAACGGTTACTACCGCAGTACCCGTTTCGACTGGGCCGGAGTAATTGGTAGTTTGCAGTTTAAAGGGCACGAGTACTTCGGGAACTGGTTACCAGAACACAACCCGCTTAATCCTGAATCCATCAGTGGCCCAGTAGAAGCATTTTATCCTGTCGGCTACGAGGATGGCGACACTTTTCTGGTAATTGGTATTGGGATGCTACGGAAGCTGAGTAACAAGCCTTATCATTTTATGGATCAATACGAGATTGTAGACGGCGGGCAGTGGGAGGTGCAGTCAGGTGACTATCAGGTTAGGATGATCCACACGCTTAATCACGAAAGTGGCTACGCCTACGAGTACACTAAAACTATTCGTCTGGCGGACGGAGAACCCAAGATGATACTGGAACACCAGCTAAAAAACATCGGTGAGAAACCATTGGAAACCACAGTCTACAATCACAACTTTTTCATTATTGATGGTGAAACTACCGATCCCAATATTACGACTGCTTTTAGTTATGATTTGGAGGTGAAAGACGGAAAAGGTTTTGGTGAAAAGATAGTAGCTCACGGAAATAGGCTAGTTTATAAAACTGCTTTGCAGAAAGGAGAATACGTATTCACCCCTAATCTAAAGGGCTACGGCTCTACGGCTGACGATTATGACATCCGTATTGAAAACGTAAAGTCGGGAGCAGGCGTACACATCACCGCTGATCGACCCCTCCTGAAGATGATTTACTGGGCCTCGCATACTACCGCTTGCCCTGAGCCTTACATCCAGATTGATGCTGCCCCCGGCGAAGAGTTTACTTGGGATATTGGGTACGAGTTTTATGTGCTGGATTAGAGTATATTTGAGGAATTGACCTGCTGGATCTTGCTAAAATAATATTACCAAACGCTGCCGGATCACCAAGAGATTGTATGAAATCGACAGTTGAAGCTACTGTTTTCTCATATCGTGCGTTCTGTGGTAGCAATAAACTCACCTTGATAGGCTTTATCTACGCAAAGTATTTCTAAATGGTCAAAAGATCTAGTTTTCAAAGCAATCGCTCAACACCTTACTTACTAATTTCCAGCGAAAATCTGCATTACGCACCTTCCTTCATATCGGGCGGTTCTGTACGTAATCTAATAGAGTCCCTATAGGCTTCTATTTTACCTAATAGCACCTCTTTTTGCTGTTTACAGTCAGCTAACTCCTTCCTTAAGTCACTTATCTGTTGCCTTTCTTCACTATTGGTAGGATAGATAAGCTTTTCTGGCTCTTTTAATATTATATCACCATAAAGACCACTAATTACACCACCGTAACTTTCATTTTGTGAAGCTTTCATCACGTCCTGAAACACAAAACGTGCATCAACTGGAAAGAACTTGAATAATTGAATTAAATGACCCAAAGGAACATCTCTAGCTCCGGAAAAAACATTGGTTATAGCCGAATTACTAATCCCTAGAGTCTTAGCAAAAGAATTCTTGTCCTTAACTAAATGACTATCTTTCAGGTGCTCATACACTTCAATAAACCTACGGGTTACCTTTTTCCGATCATCCATTTCAATATTTTTACATTTTGTGAAAAAATATTTGCTATTATTTCACTTTATGTGTAAGTTTGTTGTGTACTTGTGGTAGAAAAATAAAAAAAAGCTGAGGAAAAGCCCACCTTATGGTAACTGAAAAGTAATCGCAGAGGTAGTACACAGTCAGATAGAACCACTTACTAAATTGATACTTTATCCTTCAGAGTAAATGTGAGACTAACGTTCGCCCGCTGTAGTCTACTGGCAACTTACGGATAAAATAGGTAGGAAAGTCTTTAAGTTTATATACTGTTTCTATAATTATTATTCCCTATTGTAGGCTCTCGTGACTTGTACGAAATAGATCATCTAGTGATATCCGAAGTGCCCGGCAGATGCGGTAGGCAATTATTAAAGATGGGTTAGTTTCTCCTCGTTCAATACGCTGATAGTGTGAAACATCAATATCTATCCGCTCTACAACTTCATATTGAGTCATTCCTCTTTCTTTTCTGGCAGATCGAATCTTTTCACCAATTAATTTGCGAAGCTGTTTGTCGGGTTTTCGCATAATGCGAAAATCCATTAAAAAAATTCGCGATAGAACGGTAAATAATCCTATGATAATATTTATATTCGATTTAACTGTTCTTTCTAATGCAGAAAATAGCGCTCAAATCACTCTTAGATTTGATGAGTTCTTATTATAGTATCTACACTACTCAATTCTACGAACAACGTCGCGAAGATTCTACTGAGAATCAGGTTGAGCCTAGAAAACTGCCTGATCCACCTTACTTTGTAGCTGTGTTAGATTATTTGAAAGAAGTGGGATATGTCTTTAATTACGATTCCATTTGTTTCGAGTATAGTGGTCATATCCATACTTCTGACTTCTTTATCTTTCAACGTGACATTCAGCACGCGTTTCGGGAGCTTAGTAAAAGATTTTGGCAATGCTATCAAAGTCAGCATGGGGAGCAAATTGACCCACCTAACTACTTCGTTGATTTTCTAGACCACCTTGAGCGTCAGTACCGTATCCTGTTTAAATACGATCAAGGTACTTTCGTAGAAGAATAGTTACCTATATTAAGTCGGGTTAAGCTAGATGCAGCTTCTGGTGAAGACTTTAGCTGGGATATCGCGTATGAGTTTTATACGCTAAATGGTCAATAAGCCATGTTTAAACGTGCTGATCAATCAGAACGGAGTTTCCATCCGGGTCAACTACCATAAAACCGGCAGGGCCGCTGGTACTTTCATCAGCCTCACTTTCCAGTTTAACTCCCTTTTTCTTTAGCTTCTTCTGAATATCTCGAACATCATCGTAGCCCGCCAGCGTATTAGCGTTCTCGTCCCAGCCCGGATTAAAAGTCAAGACATTACCCTCAAACATCCCTTGAAATAAGCCAACAAGGGCGTTTCCATCTTTCATAATCAAGTAGTTCTGCTCCATATCTCCGCCGAAGACTTCAAAACCCAAATTCTCATAAAACACTTTTGACACGCTAAAGTCTTTCACGCTAAGGCTGATAGAAAATGCTCCTAATTTCATAGTTTATTTTTTAAGTTAATTACCTACTATTTGAGGAAGAACATCCGAAGTTTCCAAAACCTCAGGTGTTTGAGGGAACAATTGCACACTGTTCCCTGCCCATTGCTAATTGAATTAGGCCATCTCTAGCTCACTGTTGGCAATCAGTTGCTTCTGAGTATCGTAAGGAACAGGAGAGTATTCAGCGAAGGATGTTTTGAAACTGGCTCGACCGTGAGTGAGCGACTTTAGGGCACTACTAAAATTCATCATCTCCGCTAGGGGAATTTTTGCTCGGATAACTTGGTACTGGTTTTTAGTGTCAATGCCGATGACTAGCGAACGGCGGGTTTGTAGTTCGGTCATTACATCGCCCATCATCTCTTCGGGCACCAGCACTTCCAGGTGGTTGATCGGTTCCAGAATTTTGGGATCAGCTTGCATAAAAGCTTGTTTGAAGGCTTGCATTCCGGCAATCTTAAACGAAATATCGTTAGAGTCTACCGCGTGCATTTTACCATCAAAAACCAGTACGCAAATATCGCGAGCGTAGGAGCCGGTTACTGGACCATCTTCCATCTTTTCCATCACGCCCTTGAGAATAGACGGCATGAAGCGAGCGTCGATTACTCCACCAACAATGCAGTTGTAAAACACCAGTTTTCCGCCCCAATCCAGATCAATCACTTCTTTGTTACGGATGTTGTAACCTTCGGGATCAGCCATACCTTCAGTGTAGGGCATGATCGTCATATGTACCTCCCCAAATTGCCCCGATCCGCCCGACTGCTTCTTATGCCGATACGAAGTGGTAGCTTCTTTTTGAATAGTCTCGCGATATGCAATGCGCGGTTCTTCGTAGTGAACTTTTACATTGTACACATGCTCTAGCCGCCACTGAGTAACTGTTAGGTGTAGCTCACCTTGGGCGGTGAGAATGAGTTGCTTTAGTTCGCGAGAGAACTCAATGTTTAGCGTAGGATCTTCGGCGTGTAGCTCCCGAATGGCTTCGCCTATTTTTTCTTCATCATTCTTACTATCAGCGACAATGGCGGTGCGAACCCGGGGTTCAGGAAATTCCATCATCGGGTATTCCATGCTGGCGTTGGCATCGCGCAGGGTATGGTTGGTTTGGGTGTCTTTGAGTTTTACAGTGGCTCCAATATCTCCGGCTACCAGTTTGTCTACCGGATGTCGTTGGCTACCGTCCATAATGTACAGTTGGTTCATGCGCTCCGTTGCTTGCGACTGCGGATTGTACAAATCCATGCTGGCAGTTACCTCGCCCGACATTACTTTAAAGTAACTCACTTTACCCAAATACGGCTCAATCAGGGTTTTGAAGACGAACAAGCTGGTGGGCTTGCTGGGGTCACAGTTAATTTCTTTTCCAGCAACGGTAGGTTCGGGAGCCATATCGCAGGCACCGGGAGCTACGTTATCAATAAAGCCCATCATACGGCCACTGCCCATATTTTGCTTGGCCGATAAGCAGAACACCGGAAATATTTCGTGCTTCTGCATTCCGATTTTTAGGCCCTGCCGCAGTTCATCTTCATCCAGATTACCTTTCTCGAAGTACAGTTCCATCAAGCTATCGTCGTTAACGGCGGCTTTTTCCACCAGTTCGTTGTGTAATTCTTCGGCTTTGGCTTTTTCACTATCGGGGATAGGAAGTTTTTCGGGCTTACCTCCTTCGGATGGGAATTTATACATAGTCATCTTCAGCAGGTCAATAATGGCATTAAAGCCCTCACCGGGATTAACCGGGTACTGCATTAGGGCTACCGCATCGCCAAAGCTTTGCTTAGCCGATTCTATGGATTCGTCAAAATTAGCTTTGGGATGATCTAGCTGATTGATCGCTAGAATGGTAGGTTTCTGAAATTGGTCAATGTAGTTCCAGATTAGTTCGGAACCAACTTCCACTCCGTGTTGAGCATTCAGTACCAGTACGCAGGTATCGGCTACCCGCACCGACGATACGACCTCGCCCATAAAATCATCCAAACCCGGAGTGTCAATAATATTGATTTTGTAGCCGCGCCACTCGGTGTGCAAAGTGGTAGCGTAGACCGAATTTCCGCGTTCGTGCTCAATTTCGTGGAAATCCGATACGGTGTTTTTGCTTTCTACGGTGCCCCGTCGGTTGATGATGCCGGCCTCGAACAACATGGTTTCCGCTAATGTTGTCTTGCCGGATTTTGCGCCGCCCAGCAGCACAATGTTTTTGATGTGGTGATTGTCGTACACTTTCATAGGACATGATTGGGTTTGGAGTGGAACAAAAAGTAGCGAAGCTCAGACGTTTCTGAACAGGAGAGGAAATGAATATACGCAGAAGAAGGGAGAAAGGAAAGAGGAGAAGGCAACGTGTTGAAGTGTGCCACGCTTTTTGTTAGAGCGTAGTGACGAAGAGCACTCAGTCTTTTCGTTAAGTGCTATAATACTAAGTGCGATAGTCCTCTAACCCAGTTAATCACTCACCTGAACGGTGGGATTGTACTGCTCAGTAGGGTCTTGCGAAATTAAAATTTGGTAGGTGTTTCGCTTCACAGTAAGCTCGGGTTTCCGCAGCCAAGGGTTGTAGCGTTTCAGAATTTTATAGCTTACTCCGTGCGTATGAGCAAATTCTACTAAATCGTCGATGGTTTCGGTAACCGTGACTACTTTAAATTCAGGCTGATAGTAGCGTTCTTGGGGATCGATGTAAAACCCGTAGGCTTCGGGATTTTCCATTATCATTTTCATCGCCACCAGCCGAAAAAAGTAACGAGCCGTTTCTTCATTGAGTAGCATATCGAAGTAAGAGTTAATCTTTTGTTCTTCTAGTCGGCGTTCAAATCCCCGCATTCCAATATTGTACGAGGCGGCTACATTTACCCAGTTACCAAACTTGGCGTGGGCTTTTTTAAGATATTTGCAGGCAGCTTCGGTTGATTTTACCGGATCGTAGCGTTCGTCTACCTCTTTATTAACTTCTAAGCCAAAATCTTTGGCTGTTCCTTTTAGTAATTGCCAAAAGCCGACGGCATCTTTGGGTGATCGGGCGTGTTCTACCAACCCACTCTCAATTATTGGTAAGTACTTAAAATCAGTAGGCACATCATTTTCCTCCAAAATTTTCTCAATAGTCGGTAACCAGCGCTGGGCTCGCTTAATCATCAGAATGGTGTTGGAGTGCCAGTTGGCGTTTACGTGAATCTCCCGGTCGAGACGCTCGCGCAGGTCGGGTTCTTGCAAAGAAATGGTTTCGCCTACAAAGTTCACTTGTTGCGGAATAGGAACGGTAAATGCTTTGTACCCCGCGGGGGTCATAATTACTTCGGGAGTACCTTCTAAGTTTTTGGGGGCGGTAGTTACCGAAGGTTCGTCTTCGCCCACGTTGCCTAATTTTACGTTCTCTCGTTGGCTACCAGCAAATTCTTGCCAGCCAATGTAAATGAGCAATCCAATAATAAGCACGGATTGAATAGCTACTTGTGTTTTAATGTTGTTGAGCATTAGAAGTTGGGCGAAAGAAGGTACTTAGAATAAAACTCGTCAATAACCGCTACGGCATCGGTAGCCGAATCTACTATATTTATTAAATCTAGGTCTTGCTCATTAATGTTTTTTTCCTGCTTCAGCATAATTTCTTCAATCCATTGCAGTAGCCCTTTCCAGTAGTCGCTACCCACCAGCACAATGGGGAAACGGCCCACTTTCTTGGTTTGAATGAGCGTGAGTGCCTCAAAGAGTTCGTCTAACGTGCCGAAGCCACCGGGCATTACGATAAACCCTTGGGAGTACTTCATGAACATTACCTTACGGACGAAGAAGTAATCGAAGGTGATGATCTTGTCAGGGTCAATATAGATATTGCTGCTCTGTTCAAACGGAAGAATAATGTTCACCCCTACGGATTTACCATTCTCACTTTTGGCTCCTTTGTTTCCTGCCTCCATAATACCGGGACCGCCCCCCGTAATTACTCCGTAACCGTGGCGTACGATTTTAGCGGCAATTTCTTCGGCCATTTTGTAGTACGGGTGGTTATCGGGCGTTCGGGCCGAACCAAAAATCGTTACGCAGGGACCGATCTTCGCTAGCTTCTCAAAGCCTTCCACAAACTCGGCCATAATTTTGAAGACCGCCCAGGAATCATTGGTTTTGATCTCGTTCCAGTCGCGGTTCATAAAGGCTTTTTTAATGCGCGATTCTTCTTCACCGCTAACAGTGCTTTCGGGTAGCTTTTTGGGGGTTCCGTTGTTGTCTGTTGTGTTCATGTGAGTTCTATTTTGTTATTATTGTACTAAGCGACTATCGCGCGGTGTTAGGGTGTTATAGTTCTTAGTGCTATTGTTCGTTAAGCCTAAAGGTGTTTTTTCGGGAGTGATAAGATATAATGATGATTCGGTACTTCTTGCTTTGTGTAGCCTACGCTTGGTTCGGATACGCCATTCTGCCTATTTTGAATATATTTAATTAAAGCTAATATGCTTTTACGAGTGTCATCTACAGACAGATGTATCTGTCTTAACTCGGGTTCAGGAAAATAGCTTAAACCTTCTAGTACGTACAATATACTTTTCACTTCTGCTACTGAACTTTGAGCTACATTTAAAAATTGAGAAAATTCTTTGGGGTGATAACGAGCAAAACCCTCAGCAATATTGTTCATGATAGATAAAGCTGCTCTTCTAAATTGTCTCTGAGTATCGTAGTACTTGCGGAGTTCTCCCTTTTGACTTAATCGGTA
This region of Tunicatimonas pelagia genomic DNA includes:
- a CDS encoding lytic transglycosylase domain-containing protein; protein product: MLNNIKTQVAIQSVLIIGLLIYIGWQEFAGSQRENVKLGNVGEDEPSVTTAPKNLEGTPEVIMTPAGYKAFTVPIPQQVNFVGETISLQEPDLRERLDREIHVNANWHSNTILMIKRAQRWLPTIEKILEENDVPTDFKYLPIIESGLVEHARSPKDAVGFWQLLKGTAKDFGLEVNKEVDERYDPVKSTEAACKYLKKAHAKFGNWVNVAASYNIGMRGFERRLEEQKINSYFDMLLNEETARYFFRLVAMKMIMENPEAYGFYIDPQERYYQPEFKVVTVTETIDDLVEFAHTHGVSYKILKRYNPWLRKPELTVKRNTYQILISQDPTEQYNPTVQVSD
- a CDS encoding four helix bundle protein, with translation MAKVERFEDLRCWQSARSVVRLVYRLSQKGELRKYYDTQRQFRRAALSIMNNIAEGFARYHPKEFSQFLNVAQSSVAEVKSILYVLEGLSYFPEPELRQIHLSVDDTRKSILALIKYIQNRQNGVSEPSVGYTKQEVPNHHYILSLPKKHL
- a CDS encoding elongation factor G → MKVYDNHHIKNIVLLGGAKSGKTTLAETMLFEAGIINRRGTVESKNTVSDFHEIEHERGNSVYATTLHTEWRGYKINIIDTPGLDDFMGEVVSSVRVADTCVLVLNAQHGVEVGSELIWNYIDQFQKPTILAINQLDHPKANFDESIESAKQSFGDAVALMQYPVNPGEGFNAIIDLLKMTMYKFPSEGGKPEKLPIPDSEKAKAEELHNELVEKAAVNDDSLMELYFEKGNLDEDELRQGLKIGMQKHEIFPVFCLSAKQNMGSGRMMGFIDNVAPGACDMAPEPTVAGKEINCDPSKPTSLFVFKTLIEPYLGKVSYFKVMSGEVTASMDLYNPQSQATERMNQLYIMDGSQRHPVDKLVAGDIGATVKLKDTQTNHTLRDANASMEYPMMEFPEPRVRTAIVADSKNDEEKIGEAIRELHAEDPTLNIEFSRELKQLILTAQGELHLTVTQWRLEHVYNVKVHYEEPRIAYRETIQKEATTSYRHKKQSGGSGQFGEVHMTIMPYTEGMADPEGYNIRNKEVIDLDWGGKLVFYNCIVGGVIDARFMPSILKGVMEKMEDGPVTGSYARDICVLVFDGKMHAVDSNDISFKIAGMQAFKQAFMQADPKILEPINHLEVLVPEEMMGDVMTELQTRRSLVIGIDTKNQYQVIRAKIPLAEMMNFSSALKSLTHGRASFKTSFAEYSPVPYDTQKQLIANSELEMA
- a CDS encoding VOC family protein, producing MKLGAFSISLSVKDFSVSKVFYENLGFEVFGGDMEQNYLIMKDGNALVGLFQGMFEGNVLTFNPGWDENANTLAGYDDVRDIQKKLKKKGVKLESEADESTSGPAGFMVVDPDGNSVLIDQHV
- a CDS encoding TIGR00730 family Rossman fold protein; this translates as MNRDWNEIKTNDSWAVFKIMAEFVEGFEKLAKIGPCVTIFGSARTPDNHPYYKMAEEIAAKIVRHGYGVITGGGPGIMEAGNKGAKSENGKSVGVNIILPFEQSSNIYIDPDKIITFDYFFVRKVMFMKYSQGFIVMPGGFGTLDELFEALTLIQTKKVGRFPIVLVGSDYWKGLLQWIEEIMLKQEKNINEQDLDLINIVDSATDAVAVIDEFYSKYLLSPNF
- a CDS encoding helix-turn-helix domain-containing protein; amino-acid sequence: MDFRIMRKPDKQLRKLIGEKIRSARKERGMTQYEVVERIDIDVSHYQRIERGETNPSLIIAYRICRALRISLDDLFRTSHESLQ